The window TCAGCTAGGGCAAGGTATTTTTCTTTTAAGACGGCGTCACCATCCAGCTTGTCCTTCGTGATACCGTCTTTTTCTGCCAACACATATGACATGACTTCCGTAGCCCGTTTTTCAATTTCGAATGTCACCCATGGATATTGCTCGACTGGATTTTCATGAATCGTAATAAAATCCTTGGTAATATCGTAGGCGAGGGCCTCTTCATATTGCTGCTTTGAGATTTTTCCGTCCGTATACATTCTGTTTAAGACGGTTTTCATTCGCGAAATCCCAGGATTAAGATTTTGTTTAATTTCACCGCCGTTCGTATACGGTGTATATCCAAAAGGACTTTGTGGCAAACCAGCGATAAACGCAGCCTGTGGCAGGTTCAAGTCACTTACATCCTTGCCGAATATTCCCTTTGCCGCCGATTGTACACCGGCAATATTTCTCCCCGATGAATTACGTCCAAAAGTCGATACATTTAAATAGGCTTCAAGTATTTCCTCCTTTGAAAAGAACTTTTCGAGCCGGAGTGCCAGTAGTATCTCCTTTGCTTTTCGTTCAAATGAGACTTCATTTGTTAAGATTTGATTTTTAATAAGCTGCTGGGTAAGTGTACTGCCTCCTGTCTGGACAGAAGAATTGGTGACCTCTTGAAAGATTGCTCGCAGGATTGCTTTAGGAACAACCCCACCATGCTCGTAGAAATATTCATCCTCTGTTGCTACAACCGCGTTAATCAAATCCTGTGATACATCCTTTAGCTTCACTTCCTCCCGTTCGAGGTCAGTGTAGAGCTTACCAAGGTAGACATCATTAGCGAAATATAGTTTAGAGGTTTCTTCATAGTTATAGATATTTTTTTTCATGTTATCATAGGAGCGTATGGGTTCATTTTTTACCAGCGATGCAAAATAACCTGCTCCTAGACCGCCTGCAAAAAAGACTCCAAGTACAACTACAATCATAAAAATAAGGGCAAGATTCCATAATACTTGGTAGGTAATGCGGGCTTTCTTGATTGTTTGTTTATCCTTCAACAGATTGATAAACCTCTTAAATTTACTGCTATATTTCGATTTTTCAATTTTCATTCATTGATCCCCTCCAAAATCACCCTTCATTATAGCATAAACAAGAGGGGGAAACCGAAAAGATTGTTGCTATTTGCGGAATTTTACCGATATCATTTGACATTATTTGCTGACTATGGTAAAAATGCAATATTACTATCTAAAAACAAGCAAAGATGGGAATCTAGTAGTGCCTCTATCCCTGCCTAAGAGAGCCAGCGGCTGCTGTAAGCTGGTGCATATAGAAGGAATGAATTACCTCCCTGAGCTTTCACTATGAATTGGTAGCGAATAATCCATGCTGCTTTAGTATTAGTGAACGGTTAATCCGTTACCTTATTGAGTGGGAGACTATAATCTCCAATTTGGGTGGTACCGCGCATAATGCTTGCGTCCCTGCATGTTTGCAGGGGCGTTTTTATTTTTTTATTAGGAGGAAACATCGAAATGACTTTACTTGAAGATTTACAATGGAGAGGTATTATTTACCAGCAAACAGATGAAGAAGGTATTAAAGATACATTAGAAAAGGAGAGTATTTCCTTATATTGCGGTGTAGATCCGACAGCAGACAGTATGCATATCGGTCACTTATTACCATTTTTAACGTTAAGGCGATTCCAACAGCACGGACATCGTCCAATTGTTTTAGTGGGCGGAGCCACAGGGATGATCGGTGACCCAAGTGGAAAAAGTGAAGAGCGTAAACTGCAAACAACGGAAGTGATCCAGCATAATGTGGAATGCATCCAGAAACAATTGAGTCACATTTTTGATTTTGAGGGCGAACAGGGCGCCATTATGGTCAATAACTATGACTGGGCTGGCTCCATGGACATCGTGACATTCCTGCGTGATTACGGCAAGCATGTTGGGGTGAATTACATGCTGGCAAAGGACACGATTGCTAATCGCCTGGATACAGGAATTTCATTCACCGAATTTACATATACCATTTTACAGGCAATGGATTTCTTACACCTGTATGAAAAGCATGATTGTAAGATGCAGGTTGGCGGCAGTGACCAATGGGGAAATATCACTACAGGTTTGGAATTAATTCGAAAAATGGCACCTGAAGGCTCAAAGGCATTTGGCTTAACGATTCCGCTTGTGACTAAAGCAGATGGAACTAAATTTGGTAAAACGGAAAGCGGAGCAGTTTGGCTGGACCCTGAAAAAACATCTCCGTATGAGTTCTACCAATTCTGGATCAATACAGCTGATGCGGATGTCATCAAATATTTGAAGTTTTTCACTTTCTTATCGAAGGAAGAAATCGAAGCGCTGGAAGCATCTGTTCAAGCAGAGCCTCATTTACGTAAAGCGCAAAAAGCGTTAGCAGAAGAGATGACAAGATTAATTCATGGTCAGGAATCACTTGATCAGGCAATGAAAATTACTGAGGCGTTGTTTAAAGGTGAAATTCAAAACCTAACAGCAGCGGAAATTAAACAAGGCTTTAAAGATGTTCCATCCTATGAGCATACAACAGGTGAAGACATCAACATTGTTGATTTATTAATCGCTGCAAAAATTGCACCATCCAAAAGACAGGCACGAGAAGATGTGACAAATGGGGCTATATCTATTAATGGAGAACGCGTAACCGAAACAGATTATCTTGTGACTGCAAAAGACCGGATTGAAGGGCAGTTCACAGTCGTTCGCCGTGGTAAAAAGAAATACTACTTAATAAAATATTAATCCAACATGTTGCCTGACAACATAATAAAAAACCTTGCCAAATGGCAAGGTTTTTTAACGTATCATTAACGAGAGTAGAACTCAACGATGAATGCTTCGTTAATTTCAGCTGGTAATTCAGAACGCTCTGGTAAACGTGTGAAAGTACCTTCTAATTTGTCAGCATCAAAAGTTAAGAAATCAGGGACAAAGTTGTTCACTTCGATTGCTTCTTTGATGATGTCAAGGTTACGTGATTTTTCACGAACACCAATTGTTTGGCCTGGTTGTAGGCGGTAAGAAGGAATATCAACGCGCTTTCCATCTACTAGAATATGACCGTGGTTAACTAGCTGACGAGCTTGACGGCGAGTACGAGCTAAACCTAAACGGTAAACAATATTATCTAAGCGAGATTCTAAAAGAACCATAAAGTTTTCACCGTGGATACCAGCGATTTTTCCGGCTTTATCAAAAAGATTGCGGAATTGACGCTCGTTTACACCATACATATGGCGAAGCTTTTGCTTTTCTTGTAATTGTAAACCATATTCAGATAGTTTTTTACGTTGGTTTGGACCATGTTGTCCAGGAGCGTAAGGACGCTTTTCTAATTCTTTACCAGTGCCGCTTAAGGAAATACCTAAACGACGAGACAGTTTCCAGCTTGGACCTGTATAACGAGCCATGAATGACTCCTCCTCTATGTTTTTATTTTTGGTAAAATAAAAACAGATGTGAGACCTTCCTTGGACATTTTGTTTTCATGTACCTTCGCCCTAGCAGCAGAGGGTTACTCAATACACCATCGAATGCATTTGAGGAACAAAATGATGCCAAAAAACTATTCACATATGCTGCAATATTTTACACAAAGAGTATTATATAATTATTGTGGATTGAATGTCAAGTGCGGATCATAATAGCTTTCGCCTTTATATAAAGAAAATGATAGACATTCATAGTATGTTTGGTAAATTTATCTATGTACATGTATAATATATCATAAGAAATATGTACGGCTAGTTATAAGAATCAGGATAAAAATTAGGTGAGGTTTACTATGGAATTGCTCGAGGAACGTATCATTCTGAATTTAAAAAGTCGTTTTTTTGATATGATCTCTACAGATTACCATCAATTGCGATATGATTCTATATTGGAAGAAATGCTTATGACAATTAAACAGTTGATGCAGGCTGAAGAGGTAACGCTTTTTCATTTTGATGAAAAAAACGAACAGCTGGTTGTGGAGGCTTCCACCCATTCAGAAAGGAAACGAAACCTCGCTGCAGTTCATTTTACCTCGGAAATTCATCAAGCATTAGAAATGCATCAAAAAGTCTACCGAAGACCTTTCAATTTTGAGGCCTTTGACCAATATGATTTATTGATTCCTGTTAGAAATAATGGTACTATCCAAAGCTATCTCGTCTTGAAGGAAGAAGGCATGTTTTGTTCAAAATTAACTGAGAAAGTTCTTGAAAAGTTAAGTATTGAATGTGGGCTGTTTCTGCAAAAGGCTCAAAAGCTTGCCAAGCTCATTGTTGAGGAAAAACGATACAGACAGCTGTTTCGTGTTACTGAAAAAGTGCATTCTACTATGAATATGAAGTCGGTGCTAGGTGAAATTATCGACTCATTAAAGAAAGTCTATCCATCCTTTTCCTATCTTCTGTTTCTCTCACAGGATCATAAAGGCTACGATGGCTTACCCATTAAAGAATTTAATTATACAAATAATAACATAGCGATTATGCAGTCCTATGTGACTGGAACCATTCAATTTGAAGTGTCTGTCACCGAGCGACAAGCAATCTTATACGCACCGTTAAAAGGAAAACAAGGTGTCTATGGAGTCCTGCAGGTAACATCACCTAATACGCTTGTTTTTCCAAAAAATGAAGTTGAATTTATTACTCTTCTAGCAAATACTGCTGGAGGAGCTATTGAGAATGCTCAGCTGTATGAACAGTCTAAGCGCTTAATTTCAGATTTACAACTGATTAATGAAACGAGTCATCATCTAAATTCAAATCTTCGTCTGACTGAAACCATGGCTTACATGGCAGATCAAATTGTGAAATCTCTTAAGGCTGAAGAAGTTGGGTTTATCCAATTTAATGCCGAAGGTTCACAAAGACATATTCAACAAGGTAGTACTCGTTTCTTTTTTACAAAAGATGCCAAATCCTATATTGATTATTTCTATGAAAAAATACAATCAGAGCAAGATTCTTTATTTATCGGTGATTTAAAGCTGCCGAACGAAATGAAGCATGTGACGCTCTATAAGTCGGCAATGGCTGTACCGATGAGTCAATCTAACGTCTTAAATGGATTTGTCCTTGTTCTTCATCGAGATTCGTATGCTTTTTCATTTGATACATATAAGCTGTTTCTCTCTCTTATACATCATTCAACATTAGCGTTCACTAATACGCTTTTAAGAGAAAAGCTAGAAAGATTAGTGGTCACTGATCATTTAACAAAGCTGTATTCGCGTAAGTATTTGGATGAGCAGATTCATCAGTCAATGCAGTTTGATGAGGGAGCCGTCTTCATTTTAATTGATATTGATAATTTTAAAGTGGTGAATGATACGTATGGTCATCAAGTGGGAGATGAAGTAATTATTCAAGTGTCCAATGTGATTCATGATAATATACGTGGTACGGATATCGGAGCCCGCTGGGGTGGTGAGGAACTGGCTGTCTACCTCCCAAGAGTTCCACTTGAGACAGGCGTGAAAATTGCCGAGCGTTTAGTCCGAAAGGTAAGGGAATCAACCGATCCATCGGTCACGATTTCCTGCGGTGTGACCTGCTGGAAAAAGGAGGATGGGGATGATTATCGAAATCTATTTAAACGTGCCGATAATGCCCTCTACATGGCCAAGAAAACAGGTAAAAATAAAGTAGTGACCGAGCCCTGCTAACATCATTTAATAGAAAAAGAAGTATCCTTAAAACAACTCCTTATTAGCGGAGTTGTTTTTTTATGACTACCTATTGTGTAAATTCTACAGAATAAGACCCATCAATCTGCTAAACAAAGCGAATGAGCATGAATACTCATAACATTTGTCGAGTTGTTTTAAAAGGATTGCAGCACAGAAAGGCGAATTTTGTATAGATAGAAAAGTTTCGCCCTTTTCCACTTGTAGAAGTGGAGGACTTCTGTTATATGAAGTTAAATCAATAATAGTGAGGGATTTATGATGAAAAAGAACTCGAAAGAGGAAATCATCCAAGCTGCTATTTTCTTATTTAATACGAAAGGATTTCAAGGAACAACGGTCAGAGATATTGCTGGTAAAGCTAAAGTGAATGTGGCGAATATATCCTATTATTTTCAAAATAAGAATGGTCTTTTAGAATATTGTTTTACTGATTATTATGAGAATTATTTAAGTGAGTTTGAAAAGGGGATGTCTGTCCTTGAGTCAGATGCCTATGTTTGTATGCAGAAGGTTATTGAAAATATACTTCATTTCCAAAGTGAAAATTTACATTTAACAAGGTTTATTCTCCGAGAGCTATCCTTGGATACACAGGTGGTTCGTGAAATGATGTCAACTTATTTGACGAAAGAGCGCTATCTGTTTTCAAAAATACTGGAGCATGGCATGTCACGGAAGGAATTTAAAAAAGTGGATATTCATTTTTTTATTATTCAATTAAAAGGCTTACTGTCGATGCCGTTTTTAAATAGCCATTATATCTCGGAAGTACTGCATATTCTGCCTCACGAAAGCTATTTTGCTGATAAATATTATCTTGAGGTTAAGAAATGGCTGGAAGGTATCCTGATTCCTTCTCAAGTGAAGAGAAACTATCATGTAGCGCCGCCTACGGTGAATCATGTTCCAATCCGAAGGACGAACAAAGTCCATGCAGGCGGCGCTGGTCTTCGCTATATATTAGAACGACACTAACAGTTGTTCGCTTCCTTGTCCCAGTTCCTTTACTTGATGGGCATCAGACCCATACACAAGTGGAATCTGTAGTTTCATTGCTTCTTCAATTACCCAATTAGGAGGATAGGGTTCTCGGCATAATGGCTTTGCTGTACCTGCCCCGTTATAATCAAGTTCATAACCTGCCTTTTTTATTTCTTGTAATAATGGGGAAATTGCCGTTTTCTCATTTCCATGAAAGGGAAAGCGGTTTTGGAATTTATGCACAAGGGTAATATGGCCGATTCTTTTTGGTTTATAGGGTCCTAAATCGGCTTCTACAGATAATCGCACAGTATTGTAGTACCTTTGGTAGATTTTTTCGACAGAGCCATAGACTGCAATCATTTTCTCAAAGTTCTGTGGACTGTAATCTAAGCAATCATATCTTTCTTCTTGTTTGATAAAATGAACAGATAAAATGGCATCATCTAACTTCGGTCCTAGCTTATTAAGTGCCTCTCGCGTTTCTTCTTCGAAACCCTCGATAAAATCAATTTCAAGACCGCAATTAATTTTGATTTTCCCTATATATAGCTGTTTAACACGTTCGACTTCTTCAACGTAATGTTCCCAATCTTCCCACGACATAGCGCTGTCCTGTGTAGGTGTTGTATCAATAAACCCCTCAGGGAGTGGTGCATGCTCTGTAAAAGAAATTTCTGTATATCCTAAAGAAAGGGCTCTTTCTATATATTTCTCTATGCTGTCTTTTGACCCATGCGGACAAAATGGAGTATGTATATGACCGTCTTTTTTTACCATGTGAATCCCCCAAATTCTATTTTAATAAGAGTTTAATTATTTAAAAAATTTGTACTTTTGTGATAATATAAATAATGTTTTTTGAAAGAGATAAAAAGTCATTAATATTACGTCGAAAAAAGTCATGTAAATAATTCTACAAAAAATTAAATTTTAATAGTCAAAAATCGTCGTTTACATGGTATCATAAAAACATTGAAAAGAACATGCACAGAGCCTCACATAGATTTATGAGAACCTCGGCTCTTCATACTTCTTCCTTAATCCACTTCAAAGCTTGTTTTCATGAGTGTAATCTATGTTAGAGTATTTATATGAATCTAAATCTATTAAATAATAAAAAACTTTTAAATGAAAATACAGAATCAGCTCGTTATAGAACAGGGGGCTTACAATGGAATACATAATCGGGGGAATTGCAATCGTCATTTGTATATTCCTAGCGGGATTTTTTATGAAGAAAAAACATTATAAGGAAACAGATCGGCTCGAAGCGTGGAAGATAGACATTACCACTCGCCCTGTACTTGATGAGTTGCAAAAGGTAAAGCAATTAAATATGAACGGTGAAACAGAAGAACGGTTTGAACGCTGGCGAAAGACTTGGGATGAAATCATTACAGTTCAGCTGCCGGACCTTGAAGAGCTACTGTTTGATGCGGAAGAGCATATTGATAAATATCGCTTTAAAAAAGCAAAGGCTGTGCAAGCTGAAATCAGTACTGTTTTAGGAAATGTTGAAGCAAAAATGAAGGAACTTTTGGATGAATTACAGGAACTGGTAGGCAGCGAAGAAAAAAATCGGACTGAAATAGAGGAACTGAAGGAAATCTATCGTGAAAGCAAAAAAACACTTTTAGCCCACCGCTATTCCTTCGGCAAGATGGAGAAAAGTCTAGAAAAAAGGCTTGAGTCAGTATCAAATCAGTTTGCTGATTTTGAAGAAAAAACGAGTAACGGTAATTACTTACAAGCACGTGAAATTGTCATGACTATACACGATAATTTAGAAAAAACAAAGAAGGATATGCAGCTTATTCCTAATTTGCTAATGGAATGTCAATCAACCATTCCTTCCCAGCTTCAGGAGTTGACCGAAGGCTATAAAGAGATGCTTGCTGAAGGATATGTTCTAGACCATATTGAAGTCGAACAGGAAGTAGAAAGAATCTCTCAGGAATTAGCTGAAATAATGATCATCATCGAAGAAGCGGATATGGAAGAAGTTCAGGAAAAAGTGGGAAAATGGAAAGAAAGTATTGATGCTGTATATGATTTGCTGGAAAAAGAAGTAATGGCAAAGCATGAAATTCATCAGCGCGACCAGGAAATTTTAGAAAAGCTACAGTCAGCTAAAAGAATGAATAGTGAATTAAATCACGAACTTGGCCATGTTCAAGCTAGCTACCATCTACAAGATGCTGATTTAGAGGTTGTAACATCATTAGCCAAACAGTTAGATCAATTATTTAAACGCTATGAGCTGTTAGAATATAAGTTGGATGAGAATCTTACCGCTTATTCACATTTGAGCAAAGAAATGGCAGGCGTCAAAGAGATGTTGGATCTGCTTGTTGTTGAACAAGCTGCTTTCAGTCAAAAGCTACAGGCTCTACGTAAGGATGAATTGGCTGCACGTGATAAAGTAAGAGAGCTTAAGAAAAAGGTTGCCGAAACCATTCGTTTAATCTCTAACAGCAATATTCCTGGTGTGTCGGAGGAATATAAATATCTGTTAGAGGATGCACATGATAGCATTAAGGATGTAATGAAAAAGCTGGAAGAAAAGCCGTTGGATATACCTGTTGTGCAGGAGTTTTTAGAGTTGGCTGTACTGACGGTTGATAAGGTAACGAAAAAGACAGAGGAACTGTTTGAAATGGTTAAGCTTGCTGAGCAGGTAATCCAATTTGGAAATCGTTATCGAAGCAGATATAAATCTGTTGATAAAGGCTTAAACGAAGCAGAAAGGCTATTCCGTTCCTTCGAATATAAAGAAGCATTTGAGTTAGCTTCGGCTACCATTGAAAAGGTGGATCCGGGTGCAATCAAAAGACTAGAAGATCTGCTAGAAGTATAACCATGATTAAAGGACTTGCCTAAACGGCAGGTCTTTTTTTGAGCGCTGACTCAGTTTGATCGATGGTGCTGCTTATATATTTTCCAAATATCTTGGATTGTGATAACATTTCTAGTTAGGTGATCTGTGCACGAAAGGGAGAAAGAAAAAAGATGATTTATTTTGATAATAGTGCTACTACAATGCCGTTTCAGGAAGTGGTTGATTCCTTTGTTAAGGTATCATCGGAGTATTTTGGCAACCCGTCTTCGCTTCATAATTTTGGCGGACTGGCTGAAAAACTACTTAGTCAGGCAAGGTCTCAAGCAGCTAGACTCTTATCTGTTCAACAAAATGAGATTTATTTCACTTCCGGAGGAACAGAAGGAAATAATTTAGCTATAAAAGGATACGCGTTTGCCAATAAGAAAGAGGGAGGTCATCTTATTACAACCGCTATCGAGCATCCATCAGTTCGCGAGACTATGAGACAGCTTGAGAGCTTTGGTTTTGACGTTACTGAGGTTCCTGTTGATTCATCTGGAAGAGTTGAAGTTGCTAGCCTTGCGAAGGAAATCCGTGAAGATACGATACTCGTATCTGTTATGCATGTGAACAATGAGGTAGGAACGATACAGCCAATCAGGGAGATTGGTCAATTATTGAAGCAATACCCGAAAATAAAGTTTCATGTCGATTATGTACAGGGAGTTGGAAAGGTCCCATTAAATATCAATGAATGTCAGATTGATTTATGTACTCTTTCTGCTCATAAGTTCCATGGAATGAAAGGGACTGGTATCCTGTTTATTCGAGATGGTGTAAAGATTAATCCATTATTGAACGGAGGCGGGCAGGAAAAAAGTCTTAGAAGCGGTACGGAAAATGTGGCGGGAGCAGTCAGTTTAGCGAAGGCATTGCGATTAATTATGGAAAAACAGGAAAAGGAAGCTTCGCATTTAAACAGGCTATCAAAACAATTACGAACAGGTTTAGCTAACATAGATGGTGCTGTAGTCAATACGCCGGATACGGGAGCAGCACCGCATATACTAAATTTTTCAATTCCTCACATGAAATCAGAGGTCTTTGTTCATGCTCTGGAAGAAAAAGAGATCTATGTTTCGACGACATCCGCTTGTTCTTCGAAACAAAAAACGATCAGCGGCACGCTCGCTGCTATGGGAGTATCGGAAGACCGAGCCGGTAGTGCAATCCGCTTAAGTTTGGCTTATACTAATACAATGGAAGAAGTAAATATTGTACTTTCTGTTATAGAGGAAACGATGGAAGAGTTAAGAAAGGTAATGAAATAATATGAATTATGACCGTATTTTAATTCGCTATGGCGAGCTTTCAACAAAGGGAAGAAACCGCAGTAAATTTATTGAGAAATTAGCAAATAGTATAAGAGGTACCTTACATGAATTTCCTAAGGTGGCAATAAAAAGTACGAGGGATCGCACCTATGTCATCCTAAATGGAGAGGACGGGCGCCAAATTGTCGACCGCTTGAAGGGTGTCTTCGGAATCCAATCTTTCAGCCCTGTAATAAAAACGGGTAAGGATATTGAAGAAATGAAGACTGCTGTACTTGATCTATTTAAAAAGGTATACAGTGAAGGCCAGACATTTAAAATCACAACAAAACGGGCCGATAAAACTTACTTTATGGAAACAAATGAATTAAATCATGTCTTCGGCTCCTACATCTTGCAGAATGTCTCAAATTTAACAGTAAATGTTAAAAAACCGGATATTAATATGCAAATTGAAATCAGGCCAGAAGCAGCCTATATCTCCTGCGAAACAATCCAAGGTGCTGGAGGACTTCCGGCAGGATCAAGTGGAAAGGCAATGCTTATGCTTTCGGGTGGCATTGACAGTCCTGTAGCGGGATTTGTATCAATGAAACGAGGATTAGAACTAGAAGGGATTCATTTTTTTAGTCCTCCATTTACAAGTGAACGAGCTAAACAAAAAGTCCTTGATTTATCCGAGAAGCTAGCTTCCTTTAGTGGGCACTTTCGTCTTCATATTGTCCCGTTTACGGAGATTCAGCAATTAATTCAAAAACAGGTCCCGGAAAATTATACGATGACGACAACGCGTAGATTAATGCTAAGAATTGCAGATAAGATTCGAGAAAAACAGGAGGCGCTTGCTATTGTTACAGGCGAAAGCCTTGGACAGGTAGCTAGTCAAACGCTAGAAAGCATGTTTGCCATCAATGACGTGACCACTACTCCAATCCTCAGACCGCTAATCATGATGGATAAATCCGATATTGTTGATATAGCGAAGTCGATTGACACGCATGAAATATCGATTCGTCCATTTGAGGATTGCTGTACAATCTTTGTACCTGCCTCACCAAAAACAAAGCCAAAGCGGGATAAAGTTGTTCATTATGAAAGTTATATTGACTTTGAGCCCTATATTGATAAGGCAGTTGCCAATATCGAAACAATTGATATAAGACCGCAGGATAATAAAGTAGATGAATTTGAGGAGCTCTTTTAATTTCATTCGGCAGAAGTCTTCACTTCTCCAAATGGA of the Bacillus tuaregi genome contains:
- the rpsD gene encoding 30S ribosomal protein S4; this encodes MARYTGPSWKLSRRLGISLSGTGKELEKRPYAPGQHGPNQRKKLSEYGLQLQEKQKLRHMYGVNERQFRNLFDKAGKIAGIHGENFMVLLESRLDNIVYRLGLARTRRQARQLVNHGHILVDGKRVDIPSYRLQPGQTIGVREKSRNLDIIKEAIEVNNFVPDFLTFDADKLEGTFTRLPERSELPAEINEAFIVEFYSR
- the thiI gene encoding tRNA uracil 4-sulfurtransferase ThiI, encoding MNYDRILIRYGELSTKGRNRSKFIEKLANSIRGTLHEFPKVAIKSTRDRTYVILNGEDGRQIVDRLKGVFGIQSFSPVIKTGKDIEEMKTAVLDLFKKVYSEGQTFKITTKRADKTYFMETNELNHVFGSYILQNVSNLTVNVKKPDINMQIEIRPEAAYISCETIQGAGGLPAGSSGKAMLMLSGGIDSPVAGFVSMKRGLELEGIHFFSPPFTSERAKQKVLDLSEKLASFSGHFRLHIVPFTEIQQLIQKQVPENYTMTTTRRLMLRIADKIREKQEALAIVTGESLGQVASQTLESMFAINDVTTTPILRPLIMMDKSDIVDIAKSIDTHEISIRPFEDCCTIFVPASPKTKPKRDKVVHYESYIDFEPYIDKAVANIETIDIRPQDNKVDEFEELF
- the hisJ gene encoding histidinol-phosphatase HisJ, with the protein product MVKKDGHIHTPFCPHGSKDSIEKYIERALSLGYTEISFTEHAPLPEGFIDTTPTQDSAMSWEDWEHYVEEVERVKQLYIGKIKINCGLEIDFIEGFEEETREALNKLGPKLDDAILSVHFIKQEERYDCLDYSPQNFEKMIAVYGSVEKIYQRYYNTVRLSVEADLGPYKPKRIGHITLVHKFQNRFPFHGNEKTAISPLLQEIKKAGYELDYNGAGTAKPLCREPYPPNWVIEEAMKLQIPLVYGSDAHQVKELGQGSEQLLVSF
- a CDS encoding cysteine desulfurase family protein, with the translated sequence MIYFDNSATTMPFQEVVDSFVKVSSEYFGNPSSLHNFGGLAEKLLSQARSQAARLLSVQQNEIYFTSGGTEGNNLAIKGYAFANKKEGGHLITTAIEHPSVRETMRQLESFGFDVTEVPVDSSGRVEVASLAKEIREDTILVSVMHVNNEVGTIQPIREIGQLLKQYPKIKFHVDYVQGVGKVPLNINECQIDLCTLSAHKFHGMKGTGILFIRDGVKINPLLNGGGQEKSLRSGTENVAGAVSLAKALRLIMEKQEKEASHLNRLSKQLRTGLANIDGAVVNTPDTGAAPHILNFSIPHMKSEVFVHALEEKEIYVSTTSACSSKQKTISGTLAAMGVSEDRAGSAIRLSLAYTNTMEEVNIVLSVIEETMEELRKVMK
- the ezrA gene encoding septation ring formation regulator EzrA is translated as MEYIIGGIAIVICIFLAGFFMKKKHYKETDRLEAWKIDITTRPVLDELQKVKQLNMNGETEERFERWRKTWDEIITVQLPDLEELLFDAEEHIDKYRFKKAKAVQAEISTVLGNVEAKMKELLDELQELVGSEEKNRTEIEELKEIYRESKKTLLAHRYSFGKMEKSLEKRLESVSNQFADFEEKTSNGNYLQAREIVMTIHDNLEKTKKDMQLIPNLLMECQSTIPSQLQELTEGYKEMLAEGYVLDHIEVEQEVERISQELAEIMIIIEEADMEEVQEKVGKWKESIDAVYDLLEKEVMAKHEIHQRDQEILEKLQSAKRMNSELNHELGHVQASYHLQDADLEVVTSLAKQLDQLFKRYELLEYKLDENLTAYSHLSKEMAGVKEMLDLLVVEQAAFSQKLQALRKDELAARDKVRELKKKVAETIRLISNSNIPGVSEEYKYLLEDAHDSIKDVMKKLEEKPLDIPVVQEFLELAVLTVDKVTKKTEELFEMVKLAEQVIQFGNRYRSRYKSVDKGLNEAERLFRSFEYKEAFELASATIEKVDPGAIKRLEDLLEV
- the refZ gene encoding forespore capture DNA-binding protein RefZ, with protein sequence MMKKNSKEEIIQAAIFLFNTKGFQGTTVRDIAGKAKVNVANISYYFQNKNGLLEYCFTDYYENYLSEFEKGMSVLESDAYVCMQKVIENILHFQSENLHLTRFILRELSLDTQVVREMMSTYLTKERYLFSKILEHGMSRKEFKKVDIHFFIIQLKGLLSMPFLNSHYISEVLHILPHESYFADKYYLEVKKWLEGILIPSQVKRNYHVAPPTVNHVPIRRTNKVHAGGAGLRYILERH
- a CDS encoding sensor domain-containing diguanylate cyclase, whose product is MELLEERIILNLKSRFFDMISTDYHQLRYDSILEEMLMTIKQLMQAEEVTLFHFDEKNEQLVVEASTHSERKRNLAAVHFTSEIHQALEMHQKVYRRPFNFEAFDQYDLLIPVRNNGTIQSYLVLKEEGMFCSKLTEKVLEKLSIECGLFLQKAQKLAKLIVEEKRYRQLFRVTEKVHSTMNMKSVLGEIIDSLKKVYPSFSYLLFLSQDHKGYDGLPIKEFNYTNNNIAIMQSYVTGTIQFEVSVTERQAILYAPLKGKQGVYGVLQVTSPNTLVFPKNEVEFITLLANTAGGAIENAQLYEQSKRLISDLQLINETSHHLNSNLRLTETMAYMADQIVKSLKAEEVGFIQFNAEGSQRHIQQGSTRFFFTKDAKSYIDYFYEKIQSEQDSLFIGDLKLPNEMKHVTLYKSAMAVPMSQSNVLNGFVLVLHRDSYAFSFDTYKLFLSLIHHSTLAFTNTLLREKLERLVVTDHLTKLYSRKYLDEQIHQSMQFDEGAVFILIDIDNFKVVNDTYGHQVGDEVIIQVSNVIHDNIRGTDIGARWGGEELAVYLPRVPLETGVKIAERLVRKVRESTDPSVTISCGVTCWKKEDGDDYRNLFKRADNALYMAKKTGKNKVVTEPC
- the tyrS gene encoding tyrosine--tRNA ligase, coding for MTLLEDLQWRGIIYQQTDEEGIKDTLEKESISLYCGVDPTADSMHIGHLLPFLTLRRFQQHGHRPIVLVGGATGMIGDPSGKSEERKLQTTEVIQHNVECIQKQLSHIFDFEGEQGAIMVNNYDWAGSMDIVTFLRDYGKHVGVNYMLAKDTIANRLDTGISFTEFTYTILQAMDFLHLYEKHDCKMQVGGSDQWGNITTGLELIRKMAPEGSKAFGLTIPLVTKADGTKFGKTESGAVWLDPEKTSPYEFYQFWINTADADVIKYLKFFTFLSKEEIEALEASVQAEPHLRKAQKALAEEMTRLIHGQESLDQAMKITEALFKGEIQNLTAAEIKQGFKDVPSYEHTTGEDINIVDLLIAAKIAPSKRQAREDVTNGAISINGERVTETDYLVTAKDRIEGQFTVVRRGKKKYYLIKY